Part of the Lolium rigidum isolate FL_2022 chromosome 6, APGP_CSIRO_Lrig_0.1, whole genome shotgun sequence genome, TCAATTATCCAAGGACAAGAGATATATAGGAAATATTTCCTTATGGTGGATTGAGGTTAtatccaagatcatcttcacaagaaacaaagcatatggtagaggataagagttaaccataatGCAAATGGAGATTCTTGAGAGCTTCAATTAGTTATACCAACATGCTTAACGtttctctcaaagagattgtcatctacACGAATACGGAGCTCAAGCGAGAGAAACCACGGGGCGGGTGGGGCGGATGCGGGCTCGGAATCTTAGAGCATCTACACTCGTTTGGCCTCCCACGGCGtggattggacgaaataaagtcgtggggagaaccatatttccagtcgtccacccggagttcgacgGACATAGtcgaaattcaaacaaatcgtcgTCCCGCTACAAATACGGCCGCTGATCGGCAGAAAGGATCggcccacagatcggcgatcggaggaaaATTACACTGAAATAGGGGCGTCGGCGCATCCCGCCTGGCACGGCGGTGTCCAACggcccagtttcctcacacgccgtggtcgaAGCGGCGGCCGACGTCTAACGTTAAGTGGTGTCCATCTATCCATTTAGCATATATATAGAAAGAGCTCAGTCATTATACGTATTAGTTGACAGAAAGATTAATAAAGAGCTCTTTCACATTCAGTACGACTTTATTATTCATCTACTTCATCTACGCTATGTATGCTTAGCACCGGTGAGCCGACAAAGTTGCAAAACACATTATATCCAATATAGAGGAAAAGGGTTTACACCCATACTCTCTAGTCTTTCTATAACCTTCTACACCGGCCAGACCGAGACCGAACCGACCCTGCTGCAAGATTTGCGGTTTATCTGCGTAGAACGGTTTATTTGCTCTATCGCTCTGTCCCCTGTTCGTCCTTTGCAGAAGCGATCTGCTCGACACCGGCAAATCCATCGCCGAAACCTCCGCAAACCCTCGGAGCgcacgcacgccgccgccgccgccatgcgtcCATCTCACGACCGCCGCCCGTACCGCCCGCCGGATCGGGGCTCCCCGCCTCCCCACCGCTACCACAACCAGCCCCACCGCCAGCCGCCCCCGCACGCGCGCCAGTACGCggtgatcctcctccgcgcggcgcccgACTCCTCCACCCCGTCCGCCACGGAGATCGACGCCCTCGTCGCCGGCCTCCAGTCGCCGCCCCCGGACAGcctctccgtctcctcctccggccgccagGCCGCGCGCCTCCTCTTCCGCTCCCTCCCCAAAGCCGCGGAGGCCGCGCGCGAGCTCTGGTCGCTCCGCCTCGACGGCCTCCACTTCATCAACCCGCACCTCCCCGACGCCCCGCTCGCCGCCCACGCCTACCCCCTCCTCGCCTCCCTCTTCGCCTCCCACGCGTCCCGCCTCCTCGACTCCGACCTCGTCTCCCGCTGCGCCGCCCGCTCCGCCGAGCTCGCGGTCTCCATCCAGTCCGTGAAACACCGCCTGCGCGCCCACAATAAACTCCGCGACTTCGATCAGCTCGATCTCCAGAAGAGAACACTGGAGGCTGAGAAGGACTTGGTGGATGACAAGATTGCAGAGTACAAAGCAGCCATGAATTCGATACGGCGTGCCATGTTATACGGGacggatgacgaggaagaggtgGATGGGGAGGGGGTGGATGTGTTTGGGATTATCGGGGAAGGCGAGAATGTGGACTTTGTGAGGCTGCACATGATGATGCTCCGCGAGTGCAGGAGGCTCAACGAGGGGCTACCCATCTACGCTTACCGCAGAAAAATTCTTGATCACATTTTCAATAACCAGGTGGGTTTGATGACATTGCAAATTTGCAGTGCAGTGTGAGCCATTCGATCCTTTATTACCACTTCATGCTTAGAAGAATGGGGAAATACTAgtttatggagttttgttgtgcatGTTATCAAATTATTACAATGTGCCATTTAGTTCTAACCTCGTATACGTAGGTTAGGTGTACTCCGAAGCTGTAATTAAAGTGAGTTTCGTGTATCGAGTTTATAAAATTTTTCATCTGTATTGGCAACTTGACATGATAATCCTGTTTGTGCTTTTCTAAAGGACTATTAGGTGCATTTTGCTGACGAGGCAACAAATTTTTGGGACCCCAATAGGGCGTGgcgttaattttttttttggcgcGAAAGAATGGCAACTTGCCACGTGGCCAGGGGGGAAACAGATCCCACGCCTGTTGTtccgtttctacaggatccaatAGGGCATGGTGTTTTTTTGCCGCGAACTATTGTCAACTTGCCACGTGTCCAGGGGGAAAACAGATCCGACGCCTGTTGTTCCGTTGCGGCAGGATTCAATCGCGGGCACGTTGTTCCGATATAAACTTCCTATTTTTGATTATGTAGTTTGTCTAATACTCAGCAATCAGCGTTGGGCTTTACCCACAGTTTTCTGTGTATTTAGTTTTATCTGTTCATTTGCGTTTGCAGAGCATGACATGCTGATGCAAAAATCATGATTTAATTTGTATGAACTTTGTTCTCTACAGGTTATGATCTTAATTGGGGAAACTGGTTCTGGGAAAAGCACACAACTAGTCCAGTTTCTTGCTGATTCAGGTCTTGCTGCAAATGGCTCAATTGTCTGCACGCAACCGCGGAAAGTTGCTGGTCTGTCGCTGGCACATAGAGTAGATGAAGAAAGCAAGGGCTGCTACAAGGACAATTTCGTGTCATCATATTCAAGCTTTTTTAATTCCCAAGATTTAAGCTCTAAGATCATATTTTGCACAGATAGTTGTCTCTTACATCACTATATGGACGATACAGACCTGAGTGGCATTTCATATATCATTGTTGATGAAGCTCATGAAAGAAGCTTGAACACTGATCTTCTCTTAGCTTTGATCAAGAAGAAGCTGCTTGATAGGTTGGATTTGCGACTCATTATAATGTCTGCCACTGCTGACGCTAATAGACTTGCTGAATATTTTTATGGCTGTCAAACTTTCCATGTGAAAGGGAGAAATTTTCCTGTTGAAATTAAATATGTGCCAGATTTGTCAGTGGAGGCTTCTTTGAATACTGGGCTAAATTCTCCGCGTGGTGCTTGTGCCACTGCTTCTTATGTCGATGATGTTATAAGACAGGTAAGCATTATTCACAAGGGTGAAGACGAGGGTGCCATCCTTGCTTTCTTGACATCTCAACTGGAAGTTGAATGGGCTTGTGAAAATTTCAGTGATGCCAGGGCTGTGGTTCTTCCTATGCATGGAAAGCTTTCCCCTGTAGAACAGAGTCGTGTTTTTAAAAGCTTTCCTGGAAAGAGAAAAATTATCTTCTGCACGAATATAGCTGAAACATCACTGACTATAAAAGAAGTGAAGTATGTTGTTGATTCTGGTCTGGTCAAGGAGAGCAGATTTGTTCCTACCAGCGGCCTCAATGTCCTGAAAGTAAATTGGATTTCCCAAAGCTCAGCTAATCAACGTGCTGGCCGGGCAGGTCGAACGGGAGCAGGGAAGTGTTATAGGCTTTACTCCCAATCTGACTTCAGTATGATGGAAGTGCATCAAGAACCTGAAATCCGTAAAGTTCATCTCGGCACTGCTGTTCTGAGAATACTTGCTTTGGGTGTTAAAGATGCACAAAATTTTGAGTTTGTTGATGCCCCAAATCCAGAAGCTATCAATATAGCTGTGAAGAACCTTGAACAGTTGGGTGCTATCAAATGTAAATATAATTGCTTTGAGCTGACTGATATTGGACGCCACTTGGTAAAATTGGGAATTGAGCCAAGGCTTGGAAAAATTATGCTTGATTGCTTCAGTTTTGGTTTGAGGAAGGAAGGTGTTGTTTTAGCTGCTGTTATGGCAAATTCTAGCAGTATATTTTGTAGAGTGGGCACTGATGAGGAGAAACATAAAGCTGACCTTCAGAAGGTCCGATTGTGTCACCAAGATGGAGATCTGTTCACTCTACTCGCTGTTTATAAGAAATGGGAGGATGGACATGAAAACAGGAATACGTGGTGCTGGCAGAACAGCATCAACGCCAAGACCATGAGGAGGTGCCAGGAAACTATATCAGAACTTGAAAAGTGCCTAAAGCATGAGCTGAACATTATTATCCCAAGTTATTGGTGTTGGAATCCTGAGGCTCCCACTGTGCATGATAAGTTGCTGAAGAGAATTATCCTGTCATCTCTTGCAGGTAATCTTGCTATGTTTTTAGGACATGAAAGGTCTGGTTACCAGGTGATTTCTACAGATCAGGTTGTGAACCTTCATCCTTCATGCTCATTGCTCAATTATGGCATCAAGCCAGAGTGGGTGGTGTTTGCAGAAATCTTGTCAGTGCCAAATCAATATTTGGTATGCGTGACTGCTGTTGATCATGATGCCTTGTGTACAATTCACCCAATGTCTTTCATTCAGCAACTGGAGAAACAGAAATTGCAGATAAAGGTGATTAGCGGGCTTGGTAATAACCTGCTAGGAAAATTTTGTGGCAAATCTGGCCAAAATAAGCAGAAGATTGTCTCACGTCTCCAGGAAGAATGCAGGGATGACCGATTAACTGTTGAAATTAACTTCAAAAATAATGAGGTTATTCTGTTTGCTACAGAACAGCACATGGAAAAGGTCTTTTGCATTGTTAACAATGCTTTGGAATGTGAAGGTAAGATGATGCGGAATGAATGCCTTGAGAGAAGTTTATTTCCTGAGAGGTGTGGCAGTTCTCCCATTGCACTATTTGGCTCAGGTGCTGAAATCAAGCATTTGGAACTTGAGAAGAGATATCTGACAGTAGAGGTTCTGCATCAAAATGCCCATGACATCAATGAGATGGAGCTCATTTGTCTGGTGGATAGTCTTGTCTCCGGTGTTGTTAATATTCATAAATTCGCCAGAAATTTCCGCATAGCTTCAGATGAAACTAAATGGGGTAAATTTACATTCCTCAAACCTGAAAATGCTGAAGATGCTGTCTCAAAATTGAACGGAGTAGAGTTTCATGGTTCTTCCCTAAAAGTAGTTCCTGTGTATTCTTCCGATAATCAAGGATTACCATTTCCTGCAGTAAGAGCTAAATTATGTTGGCCACGTAAGCCAAGCAAGGGCCTTGCACTTGTAACATGTGCCAGCGGGGAAGCTCAATCTGTTGCAAATGACTGCTTTGCCCTAGGAATTGATGGAAGGTATGTCAATTGTAGGGTTAGTACGAAGGAGGAGAACTGTGTCTTTGTCGAAAGAATTCCATTGCATGTCACGGAGCCAGAACTGTATGATGCTTTCCGTAGCACAACAACAAGGAGAATCCTTAATATCCGTTTACTCAGGGTCAAGGGAGCCATAGCTGGCCCCTCTGTTTCAGTATGTGAAGAAGCATTGATTAGAGAAATTTCTTCATTCATGCGAAACAAGAGTTTTCCTGGACAAAATTTCCGTGTTGAGGTGTTCCCTCCAGAGGAAAATGATTCAATGATGAGAGCAACTTTAACTTTTGATGGAAGTCTTTATCAAGAAGCTGCAAGAGCACTGGACCATCTGCAAGGAAGTATTCTTCCTTGTTGTCAACCTTGGCAGATCATAGAATGCAAGCATGTATTTCATAGCACTCTGTCCTGTCCGGTACGTGTTTACAATGTTATCAGCCTGGAAGTTGCTTCTCTGCTTGAGAGCTTCCGAAGCCAAAAAGGTGTGCATGCACTCCTCATTCCCTGTATACTTTAAAAAAATTCACTGTTCCGTTGGTTGAATCATATTCTGGTtgcttttttattattttttgtcCTTTTTTTCACTTAATTTAGTTTATATGAGCTAGCCAGTATTTTTGAGCCATCTTTTCCCTCATCTAGGATGCCTACCTCCCTAGGAAGCAACTTACTACTGCTGGCTTTGCTGTGTTCTTTTTGTGAAACTTCAAAAAGTCTATACTGGCTGATAAGGTGGTTTGAGATAGGATCATGCACATGTGGTTCCCAGTTACATTATTTTCCATCTTTATTTGCTCCAGGGAGAAAACCACTAGGAGTTATGGTTCATATAAATTTAAGTCAGGGAACATGAGTACTTATATAGGTCACCTTATATTTTATCTCAACTTCTTCATAACCATTATGAGTTATGGTTCATATATAAATTTAAGTCAGGGAGCATGCCATTTGCTCTAGCATCAATGGGGTGTTACTTTATTGATGTTTCTAGGAGAATGTGTGTTTATATCTGCTGCTGAGTTTGAAGTTTAAATGGCTCTACATCATGCAGGTGTGTCTTACAGTTTTGAGAAGACTGAGAATGGTATTTTTCGAGTAAAGCTCACTGCAAATGCCACCAAAACAATAGCAGATTTGAGAAGGCCGCTTGAAATTTTGATGAAAGGGAAAACCATAAACCACCCAGATCTGACACTAAGTGCAGTTCATATGCTCTTGTCCCGTGATGGTGTAACACATTTGAAATCAATTGAACAAGAGACTGGTACTTACATTATGTATGACAGGCGAAGTCTAAATATTAAAGTCTTTGGAAACCAACATCATATGGCTGAAGCAGAGGAGAAATTAGTTCATGTACTTCTGCAGCTCCTTGAGAAGAGGCCTCTTGAAATTTTTCTTCGTGGGCATAACCTCCCTCCAGACTTGATGAAGAAAACAATAGAAAATTTTGGAGTTGATCTGGAAGGATTCAAGAAAGAGATGCCCACAGTAAAGGTTGACTTACATAAGCACCGCCATTTACTCAAAGTTTGGGGCAGTAAAGAGGACAAGCGACGAGTGGAAGGGATGGTCTCCGAGTTGATAATCTCTGTTAAAAGCAATGCTCTGGTTCAACTTCCATCAGAGAATGTTGGAGGCAGTAAAGAAGATAAACAAAGGGTGGATGACAATGAGTTGTCAAATGATACATGCCCTATTTGCTTGTGTGAGACTGAAGATCCTTTTAAGCTTGAAACATGTGCGCATGTGTTTTGTCGTGCTTGCTTGGTGGACCAGTGTGAATCTGCCACAAAATCACATGATGGGTTCCCTCTTTGTTGCCTCAGAACCGGGTGCAAGAAGCCCTTCCTCATTGTTGATCTGAAGCACCTTGTGTCGAAAGAGAAGATGGATGACCTATTTAGAGCTTCCCTGAGGGCATTTGTTGCATCCAGGGCAGGAATGTACCGTTTCTGCCCAACACCGGATTGCCGGTCGATCTACCAGGTGGCAGCTCCAGATGCAGAGGCCAAACCTTTTGTCTGTGGGGCTTGCTATGTGGAGATCTGCACCAAGTGCCATCTTGAGTATCATCCTTTCATATCATGTGAGGCATACAAAGAATACAAGGAAGACCCAGACGCGACACTGCGTGAATGGCGTAAAGGGAAGGAGAATGTGAAGAACTGCTCTTCCTGTGGGTACACTATCGAGAAAGCTGATGGCTGCAACCATGTTGAGTGCAGATGTGGCAGCCATATTTGCTGGGCATGCTTGGCGAACTTCAGGAGCAGCGAGGAGTGTTATGGCCATCTCAGGTCTGTGCACCAATCCTTTGTGGACATTGTTTAGAACATAGTTGTAGATTTGTACATGCTGGCAGTCTTGCATCCTGGAAAACCTCAAATGTGCTGTACATTCGGAACTGTTATAAAGTCTTGGAAATTGCCACATTTGGCAAAATATGTATTGCTGAATAATGCAGTAAGGGGAGCATCCTTGCTGAATGCTTTTCAAGAGCTGTGAAGTCGTTGCAATTGAAACCATAAACTTTGCAAGAAGGGGTGCATCCTTGCTGAATGCTTTTCGCCCGATTCTCTGCTCATGAGCTCATCCACTCTAAGCTGCACAGAGTGAGTGTTTGTTACCCAGATCACTTTGTTCTTCTGTGCCATAGTTCCATTTTGGAGTTCATGCTTATTTCATTCAGTTTTTGCCTGGTTTGAATAAGGTGTGTGAGATGGAGGCTTTGCAGTAGGAATGACACTGATCCTTCTCGAAACCAGCAAAGCCCTTCCCCAATACCCCAGCCAGCACAAGCGTTCTAAGAGGTTGGTTTTTGTGATATTGTTTCTGCAAATTTCTTTATTTTTTGCTGCCATGGTGGCGAGTAGGGATGCTCATCGGGATATACTTTTTTTTATTTCTGCAATGGTAGTGATTTCTAGGACAAAATTTTCGAAGATGCACCCAGTTCTTCGTAGAGAACATTTAATCAACTCAAGTTTGGGAATTGTTGCAAACCGTTAATTAGTTTTCATTTGATTATTCTGTATGCgaaatttctttttttttagtGCTAAAGTGCTTCATTCATTCGATAGATAATGTTCCCTTACAATCTAAGGCCAGCGCCTTAGCTATACGGCCTGAGAAACAATTGTTCTAGACACACCCGACACCTACCGCCGCACAAAGGCAGCACACTCATGACCAACACCGTTTTTgctctcttagagcatctccaaaatgggctcacaccggcgcgccccaaaaagcgccggctagttttcgagcccaatagaaacgccggcatccccgtgccggccccttcgcgaagggcgcgaatcgggcgcgtcggTGCATCGCGTTTTGCGAGATTTCCCACCACGACGCCGCGCAggaggtttcccgcctcgccgcTGGTCTATATTAACCCCTCCTTCCAATCGTGCAAAAATCTAAACCCACAATGTACGATGCGTGGGAGGAGGTGGCGCTAGCGGCGATCGTACATGCATTTGTCGCGGACGAGCGACAGGAGCAGGAGGCGGAGTGGCGGCAGCGGACTGCCGCAGGAGGAGCTTGCGTGGCGGCGGGAGATGCGGGGGGAAGCAGCAGCATCAAGATGAAGACTACGAGCGGCGGCGCTTGGAGGAGATGCAGCTTCGACTACGGGAGGCAGGAGGTGGAGCACCGTCAgcgacgggaggagctggagcagtaGCATCGTCAGGAGGCGGCGGCCACGGATAGAGCGGCCTACTTGGCGTTCGCGGCGGAGAGAGCAGCGGGGGATCGACGACGGAGGAGCAGCGAATAGAGCAGGCGGCGCAGCAGCGGTCGATCGTCCACCTCTCCATGGAGCCGGCCGGCCAGTAGGCTAGAGCTGAAGCCGATTTCACATGTCATCTGGAATCGAGGAATGCATAATGTTTTACTGCCCATGAAGTGAACCCGGATTCGCTCTGCTGAAACAAACTCATTCCTCAGTCCTGAATGACATGAAAATAAAACTACAAGAAAATGTTTAGTTTGTCTAAAAAAATCCTATTGGGGGCGccggtttgggggcgccggtgtgggagcagcacccccaaatggaggatgaatTGCCGGCGCCCCTACCGGCACTTATTTGGgaggcaccggtggagatgctcttagcatagATAGATTTCCAGTTCCCAAACACCGAAGCATAATCTACAAAATCTGAATAAATGCTTCTCTGACAAGGACACCTTCCCTAGCTGCAGATCAGTAAGCACCGAAATACAGTCTGACTCTAAAATAATTGGATCCTTTGTCCACTCAGTGGCTAGCATTAGTCCATCGATGAGAGCAAGTGCTTCTGATTCTTCTGCATTGCTACACCCAGCTGCAACAATTACTTTGGGTAGATGGTCACGAATTACAATGCCTGTTGTTCCCGCACCATTTTGTTCTAGGAAAGAGCCATCAACAATTTGCATTTAGTCACCTAATGGTGGTGGTTCCCATTTACTGTCAcctgtttttgttttctttttcttcagacTTTCTGTGTCAACAGGTACTATACACGGTGAAGTATTATCACTAAAATTATGGACATAAGATGCTGGCATATTAAAATACATCTTTAGATTGCAGCACATAATTTTAAAGGAAACGTTGGACACTCAAAAGCGCGTACCCAAAGCTCCCACACCTTTGGGGTTTTTTGGTGAAGGGGATTTCTAGGCAGCCTTTTCGTTGCTTTTATGCGAAGAGGTGAATTCGAATGCAGGACCAGGAGGATATACTCTACCACTGCGCTATACCTACCCTTCAAACGTTGAACACTAATTgtcagaaataaaaacagaagcaGTCTAATTACTTGGTAAATGCTTtgcatttttatattttttgtggcATATGACTCATATTGtattactccctctgatccataatatcgtattatggatcggagggagtagttaattTCATGGTCAAAATTAGGCTAAACCTTGAGAGGGGGGAAGAAGCCAAGCTTAGACCAGGCCATCATCTGCTTAGGTATATTGTCCCTCTGGTATTATGTACATTAGCTGTTGCTCCTGCTTCTCCCACTAATTGTTGATATGATTATATGAATAAGCATGCAGACATTAAAGGCTTACAGCTTGTGAGAATTTGAAAACAGACAAAGATTATGGATCCAAATGTTGGCGAATTAGGAAATAAAGAGAAAGATTAAACACAGAAGCAATTGATTTGAAAATAGACAAGGATTGAACAAATGGCCTATTGAAGATCAATTAGCTCTCAGGGGTTGCATCTTATGTTAATAAATTTTATGGTGCTTATTTGGTGGACAcatctatatatatatttgtaggTTGAAATTTTGGGATGAGACTCAAAAACTATTATATATTATATCTCATTTATATGTTTGTTCCTTTGATTAAGAATCTCATGGCCTGCTTTAGAGATTGCGGCAATTAAAATTGTAGCACAGGGTTCTAATGTTATGTGCATTTCTCCCGAATGATTAAATAGATATATCAGAACACAGCTTCATATGTTATGTTAATAATGTGTGGGCTGTTTTGGCTGCTCATAGATTCCGAAACAAGCAGAATGGGAGATTCAGAATGAATCTCTTATGACTATGGTGATATATATTCAGGAAGCAGATCATGTGTTGGAAAGGTGAGGTCTAAAATCTTCCACAAACATCTGCTTTGGTAGCACTATAAGTAGAATTGTTTTCTGTGAAATGTTAAACAAGGTTACCAGAACTATAATGTGATTATGTAGACATAGTAACCACGAGCTATGTCCATTGCTCTTAGCCTTGTTTTCATTGATTATGTGTTGTTCCCAGTAATCTTACTACTTAACTAGATGAGGGTCTCTATGTTTGGGCTGGCTGTTGCTGGCCTCTTTGGCAACTTAGTTAGCTGTCTGGCTGTAATCTGTAATCTGATGAATTGTCTAAAATGCCCATATAATCATGAAAACATCTATTTTTGCTTATTTTTGTGGAAAGTC contains:
- the LOC124664835 gene encoding ATP-dependent RNA helicase DEAH12, chloroplastic-like, with translation MQIYPHPPAAWERIVFRRQTLLGPAVPEATLEALKVQIAALQGEKEQLIKEHHEALDAQRTASRELKEQAIQAALQHDQELKDAKAAAEARLAEVVDDSTNSNAVLRAELEEERKARKAAERHIEVMTTDHKEYDRLVMQIDALALQHFPDSQTHAVKKKRSARHRQIHRRNLRKPSERTHAAAAAMRPSHDRRPYRPPDRGSPPPHRYHNQPHRQPPPHARQYAVILLRAAPDSSTPSATEIDALVAGLQSPPPDSLSVSSSGRQAARLLFRSLPKAAEAARELWSLRLDGLHFINPHLPDAPLAAHAYPLLASLFASHASRLLDSDLVSRCAARSAELAVSIQSVKHRLRAHNKLRDFDQLDLQKRTLEAEKDLVDDKIAEYKAAMNSIRRAMLYGTDDEEEVDGEGVDVFGIIGEGENVDFVRLHMMMLRECRRLNEGLPIYAYRRKILDHIFNNQVMILIGETGSGKSTQLVQFLADSGLAANGSIVCTQPRKVAGLSLAHRVDEESKGCYKDNFVSSYSSFFNSQDLSSKIIFCTDSCLLHHYMDDTDLSGISYIIVDEAHERSLNTDLLLALIKKKLLDRLDLRLIIMSATADANRLAEYFYGCQTFHVKGRNFPVEIKYVPDLSVEASLNTGLNSPRGACATASYVDDVIRQVSIIHKGEDEGAILAFLTSQLEVEWACENFSDARAVVLPMHGKLSPVEQSRVFKSFPGKRKIIFCTNIAETSLTIKEVKYVVDSGLVKESRFVPTSGLNVLKVNWISQSSANQRAGRAGRTGAGKCYRLYSQSDFSMMEVHQEPEIRKVHLGTAVLRILALGVKDAQNFEFVDAPNPEAINIAVKNLEQLGAIKCKYNCFELTDIGRHLVKLGIEPRLGKIMLDCFSFGLRKEGVVLAAVMANSSSIFCRVGTDEEKHKADLQKVRLCHQDGDLFTLLAVYKKWEDGHENRNTWCWQNSINAKTMRRCQETISELEKCLKHELNIIIPSYWCWNPEAPTVHDKLLKRIILSSLAGNLAMFLGHERSGYQVISTDQVVNLHPSCSLLNYGIKPEWVVFAEILSVPNQYLVCVTAVDHDALCTIHPMSFIQQLEKQKLQIKVISGLGNNLLGKFCGKSGQNKQKIVSRLQEECRDDRLTVEINFKNNEVILFATEQHMEKVFCIVNNALECEGKMMRNECLERSLFPERCGSSPIALFGSGAEIKHLELEKRYLTVEVLHQNAHDINEMELICLVDSLVSGVVNIHKFARNFRIASDETKWGKFTFLKPENAEDAVSKLNGVEFHGSSLKVVPVYSSDNQGLPFPAVRAKLCWPRKPSKGLALVTCASGEAQSVANDCFALGIDGRYVNCRVSTKEENCVFVERIPLHVTEPELYDAFRSTTTRRILNIRLLRVKGAIAGPSVSVCEEALIREISSFMRNKSFPGQNFRVEVFPPEENDSMMRATLTFDGSLYQEAARALDHLQGSILPCCQPWQIIECKHVFHSTLSCPVRVYNVISLEVASLLESFRSQKGVSYSFEKTENGIFRVKLTANATKTIADLRRPLEILMKGKTINHPDLTLSAVHMLLSRDGVTHLKSIEQETGTYIMYDRRSLNIKVFGNQHHMAEAEEKLVHVLLQLLEKRPLEIFLRGHNLPPDLMKKTIENFGVDLEGFKKEMPTVKVDLHKHRHLLKVWGSKEDKRRVEGMVSELIISVKSNALVQLPSENVGGSKEDKQRVDDNELSNDTCPICLCETEDPFKLETCAHVFCRACLVDQCESATKSHDGFPLCCLRTGCKKPFLIVDLKHLVSKEKMDDLFRASLRAFVASRAGMYRFCPTPDCRSIYQVAAPDAEAKPFVCGACYVEICTKCHLEYHPFISCEAYKEYKEDPDATLREWRKGKENVKNCSSCGYTIEKADGCNHVECRCGSHICWACLANFRSSEECYGHLRSVHQSFVDIV